A genomic region of Microbacterium schleiferi contains the following coding sequences:
- a CDS encoding ABC transporter permease — MATATAPAPSRRRRSANAARSARKIGLGLLGIVGMLATWQLIPTLGIVSPQYLPYATDTLANLFGEMRDLEFWRNVGRTLSLWGAGLAIATVAAIVLGTVIGLFRFPRKATHTTVEFLRPIPSVALIPVAILIFGLQPQAGLVIIVYATFWQVFVQVLYGVADIDTVARDTARSYGLSKISQFRSLIFPTALPYLMTGLRLGAAVALILTITAELVIGIPGIGSQITTALTVGDWLTVYTYVLVAGLLGLIVNLVFRFVERHALSWHQSVRGEEVL, encoded by the coding sequence ATGGCTACCGCCACCGCTCCGGCACCGAGCCGGAGACGCCGCAGCGCCAACGCGGCGCGATCGGCCCGCAAGATCGGTCTCGGTCTTCTCGGCATCGTGGGAATGCTCGCCACGTGGCAGCTGATCCCGACGCTGGGCATCGTCAGCCCGCAGTACCTGCCGTACGCCACCGATACGCTCGCGAACCTGTTCGGTGAGATGCGTGATCTCGAGTTCTGGCGCAACGTCGGCCGAACCCTGAGCCTGTGGGGCGCGGGACTTGCGATCGCCACCGTGGCCGCGATCGTGCTCGGCACCGTCATCGGCCTGTTCCGCTTTCCCCGCAAAGCTACCCACACGACTGTCGAGTTCCTCCGCCCGATTCCCTCGGTCGCGCTGATTCCCGTCGCCATTCTGATCTTCGGACTGCAGCCGCAGGCGGGGCTTGTGATCATCGTGTACGCGACCTTCTGGCAGGTGTTCGTGCAGGTGCTCTATGGCGTCGCCGACATCGACACTGTCGCTCGAGACACGGCGCGCAGCTACGGGCTCTCGAAGATCTCGCAGTTCCGCAGCCTTATCTTCCCCACGGCGCTGCCCTACCTCATGACGGGCCTGCGGTTGGGAGCTGCAGTTGCACTCATCCTGACGATCACGGCCGAGCTCGTGATCGGCATCCCGGGGATCGGGAGCCAGATCACCACCGCGCTCACCGTCGGGGACTGGTTGACCGTCTATACCTATGTCCTCGTCGCCGGCCTCCTTGGGCTCATCGTCAACCTCGTCTTCCGCTTCGTCGAAAGGCACGCGTTGTCGTGGCATCAGTCGGTTCGCGGGGAGGAAGTGCTGTGA
- a CDS encoding ABC transporter permease gives MSLYTTTVVTPPPARRRWKSFLVQVGYALGFPIILILIWGIWTGISPQKFFPPPLTILEAFIDTWIGPAFVTDVIPSLYRLALGVILSIVIGIAAGTLIGLVRWLRELLEPTLEFFRAIPPPVIIAPVLIIFGIGDDARVIIIVAGSIWPILLNTIEGVRATDSVMTETAQSFALTRWERLRYLVLPSASPRIMAGVRQSLSVALLLMVISELFNNASGLGYKIKYFQTNYLIAEMWSGVLLLGLIGVLLATLFGIVERRVLRWYHGIKEVERA, from the coding sequence GTGAGTCTCTACACGACGACCGTCGTCACCCCACCTCCGGCCCGCCGCCGGTGGAAGAGCTTCCTGGTGCAGGTGGGTTACGCCCTCGGCTTCCCGATCATCCTCATCCTCATCTGGGGCATCTGGACCGGGATCTCGCCGCAGAAGTTCTTCCCGCCGCCGCTGACCATCCTTGAGGCGTTCATCGACACCTGGATCGGGCCCGCGTTCGTCACCGACGTCATCCCGAGCCTGTACCGCTTGGCGCTCGGCGTCATCCTCTCGATCGTCATCGGCATCGCCGCGGGAACGCTCATCGGGCTCGTGCGGTGGCTGCGAGAGCTGCTCGAGCCGACGCTGGAGTTCTTCCGGGCGATTCCGCCGCCGGTGATCATCGCTCCTGTGCTCATCATCTTCGGCATCGGAGACGACGCGCGCGTGATCATCATCGTGGCCGGGTCGATCTGGCCGATCCTGCTGAACACGATCGAGGGCGTGCGGGCCACCGACTCGGTGATGACCGAGACGGCACAGTCGTTCGCCCTGACCCGATGGGAGCGGCTGCGGTACCTCGTGCTGCCGTCGGCCAGCCCCCGGATCATGGCGGGGGTGCGGCAGTCCCTGTCGGTCGCGCTGCTCTTGATGGTGATCTCGGAGCTGTTCAACAACGCGTCCGGGCTCGGGTACAAGATCAAGTACTTCCAGACGAACTATCTGATCGCCGAGATGTGGAGCGGTGTCCTGCTGCTCGGCCTCATCGGCGTGCTGCTGGCAACCCTGTTCGGCATCGTCGAGAGACGAGTGCTGCGGTGGTATCACGGAATCAAGGAGGTGGAACGTGCCTGA
- a CDS encoding ABC transporter ATP-binding protein — protein sequence MPDTLLKVENLKKTYESSTGIVEAIGDISFTMRQGELVCIVGPSGCGKTTLLKCIAGLLRPTAGVIELDGQPVTEPPENMALVFQEYGRSLYPWLTVRGNVELPLRHRKLSRAERDRLIDDALHAVGLDHAAKSYPWQLSGGMQQRVAIARAVAYQPEVLIMDEPFAAVDAQTRADLEDLVRTLHRERGMSILFVTHDIDESVYLGERVVVLSKSPTWVQEDLAIDLPDERDQIVTRALPRFTELRTHVYEQIQRAKRGEAVRAH from the coding sequence GTGCCTGACACGTTGCTCAAGGTCGAGAACCTGAAGAAGACGTACGAGTCCTCGACCGGAATCGTCGAGGCGATCGGTGACATCAGCTTCACGATGCGTCAGGGCGAGCTCGTCTGCATCGTGGGTCCATCCGGATGCGGCAAGACGACCCTGCTCAAGTGCATCGCGGGACTCCTGCGACCCACCGCCGGTGTCATCGAGCTCGATGGCCAGCCGGTGACGGAGCCACCCGAGAACATGGCGCTGGTCTTCCAGGAGTATGGTCGCTCCCTCTACCCCTGGCTCACCGTTCGGGGCAATGTCGAACTGCCGCTCCGACACCGGAAACTCTCACGCGCCGAGCGTGATCGGCTCATCGATGATGCCCTGCACGCGGTGGGACTCGACCACGCCGCCAAGAGCTACCCGTGGCAGCTGTCGGGCGGGATGCAGCAGCGCGTCGCGATCGCGCGCGCCGTCGCATACCAGCCCGAGGTGCTCATCATGGACGAGCCGTTTGCTGCCGTGGATGCCCAGACGCGCGCTGATCTCGAAGACCTCGTTCGCACGCTCCACCGCGAACGCGGGATGTCGATCCTGTTCGTGACGCACGATATCGACGAATCCGTCTACCTCGGTGAGCGCGTTGTGGTGCTCTCGAAGTCGCCGACCTGGGTGCAAGAGGATCTCGCGATCGATCTGCCCGACGAGCGGGACCAGATCGTGACGCGCGCCCTGCCGCGGTTCACCGAACTGCGCACGCACGTTTACGAACAGATCCAGCGCGCCAAACGCGGCGAGGCGGTGCGTGCGCACTGA
- a CDS encoding PaaX family transcriptional regulator C-terminal domain-containing protein has protein sequence MSFVLTAGGAAMLAEAGERVRNPQPLHADGDGWTLATFSVPEGQRTLRHRLRSTLTWEGFAPLRDGLWIAPGVVDLQRGLASLLPELGTGLVAFHARELDGFPIADAVRTAWDIDAIRAAHISFIDAWSDSAVRDASTALSMRVMLVADWLALVRLDPGLPRNLLDPEWPADRSLRLYLRLRDETAVPASREFARQAPAAGLPEPVGG, from the coding sequence GTGTCATTCGTCCTCACAGCCGGGGGCGCTGCGATGCTCGCCGAGGCAGGGGAACGCGTGCGGAATCCTCAGCCGCTGCATGCGGATGGCGATGGCTGGACGCTCGCGACATTCAGTGTTCCCGAGGGGCAGCGGACCCTGCGCCACCGACTACGCTCGACCCTGACCTGGGAGGGGTTCGCTCCGCTCCGCGACGGACTGTGGATCGCGCCGGGCGTCGTTGATCTGCAGCGGGGCCTCGCGAGCCTGCTTCCCGAACTCGGAACCGGTCTGGTCGCGTTTCATGCGCGCGAACTCGACGGGTTCCCTATCGCGGATGCCGTGAGAACTGCATGGGACATCGACGCCATTCGTGCGGCACATATCAGCTTCATCGACGCATGGTCGGACTCGGCTGTTCGGGATGCCTCGACGGCGCTTTCGATGCGCGTGATGCTCGTCGCAGACTGGCTTGCGCTCGTCCGCCTCGATCCGGGTCTCCCGCGAAACCTGCTCGATCCGGAGTGGCCGGCGGATCGCTCGCTCAGGCTGTATCTGCGACTACGTGATGAGACCGCGGTCCCCGCTTCCCGGGAGTTCGCCCGCCAGGCTCCCGCCGCCGGACTGCCTGAACCAGTGGGGGGCTGA
- a CDS encoding endonuclease/exonuclease/phosphatase family protein, translated as MTRDDHADLPSEEERSRQRPRRVGLGSRRQILWTLVALVVAVPIVILPYIDLVAGGLVPIAQALLPAGALALLVLAVVPLLARAWVAASVLAVAAVLAVVPVLTPLPAAIPCETSTPLTVLSFNAKFAGADPQQLAELVRSSGAGAVILVETDEALLDAVLAGQGLASELPYRTGEVSPYAVNGSVILSAYPLRDESEIPGSVFDQVSAVATLPDGSDVRLAAVHPPPPIGQPDRWYDGVAAIGVWIRGTDDQRLIVAGDFNASFSHPVFRDLTSGLRTAAEAAGAVPWPTWPQEKPVPAFTAIDHVLGRGAVPTGWDSVYIEGSDHRAVIANWMLCEQSDRS; from the coding sequence GTGACCCGAGACGACCACGCAGATCTGCCCTCGGAGGAGGAGCGCTCCCGACAGCGCCCGCGACGGGTCGGACTCGGGTCGCGGCGACAGATCCTCTGGACCCTCGTCGCCCTCGTGGTTGCCGTTCCGATCGTCATCCTGCCCTACATCGACCTCGTCGCGGGCGGGCTGGTCCCGATTGCACAGGCACTCCTCCCCGCCGGTGCCCTCGCTCTCCTCGTGCTGGCGGTCGTGCCGCTCCTTGCGCGCGCATGGGTAGCAGCCAGCGTCTTAGCCGTGGCTGCCGTCCTTGCGGTCGTTCCCGTCCTGACCCCGCTCCCGGCTGCAATCCCCTGCGAAACATCGACGCCGCTGACAGTGCTCTCCTTCAACGCGAAGTTCGCCGGTGCCGACCCGCAGCAGCTGGCAGAGCTCGTCCGGAGTTCGGGAGCCGGAGCGGTCATTCTGGTCGAGACCGATGAGGCTCTGCTCGACGCCGTTCTGGCGGGGCAGGGACTCGCCAGCGAGTTGCCGTACCGCACCGGCGAAGTCAGTCCCTACGCCGTCAACGGCAGCGTGATTCTCTCCGCTTACCCGCTCCGCGACGAGTCCGAGATCCCGGGGAGCGTCTTCGATCAGGTCAGCGCCGTCGCAACGCTTCCGGATGGCTCCGACGTCCGTCTCGCTGCAGTGCATCCACCGCCGCCGATCGGTCAGCCCGACAGATGGTACGACGGGGTCGCAGCGATCGGCGTGTGGATCCGAGGGACGGACGATCAGCGCCTTATCGTCGCGGGGGACTTCAACGCCTCGTTCTCGCATCCGGTCTTTCGCGATCTGACGTCGGGTCTGCGCACCGCCGCGGAGGCGGCCGGGGCGGTGCCATGGCCGACCTGGCCCCAAGAGAAGCCGGTGCCCGCGTTCACCGCCATTGACCACGTGCTTGGGCGCGGGGCCGTGCCGACGGGCTGGGACAGCGTGTATATCGAAGGAAGTGACCACCGGGCCGTCATCGCGAACTGGATGCTGTGTGAGCAGTCCGACCGCTCGTGA
- a CDS encoding response regulator transcription factor: MARRVLVVDDEKEIRAVLRGYLEADGNVVTEAATGADALERALATDGTAPEVVLLDIQLPDVDGLEVLRRLRRSSDVFVILVTARTEEADALIGLSTGADDYIRKPFSPREVAARVRTLLRRVRVPGAGIEVDDGVLRFAGLTVDPARREVVVDGKQLSLSALEFDVLRALAGSPGRVYSRSQLLEEVWGYDFFGDERVVDVHIRNLRKTLGDDAADPRIIGTVRGVGYKFLLQPEVKP; the protein is encoded by the coding sequence ATGGCACGTCGGGTTCTTGTCGTTGACGACGAGAAAGAGATCCGTGCCGTGCTGCGGGGCTACCTGGAGGCCGACGGGAATGTCGTGACAGAGGCGGCGACCGGCGCGGACGCCCTCGAGCGGGCGCTGGCGACGGATGGCACAGCTCCCGAGGTCGTCCTTCTCGACATTCAGCTCCCGGATGTGGATGGCCTCGAGGTGCTGCGGAGGCTGCGCCGCAGCTCTGACGTGTTCGTCATTCTCGTGACGGCGCGCACGGAAGAGGCCGACGCACTCATCGGATTGTCCACCGGCGCCGACGACTACATCCGCAAGCCGTTCAGCCCGCGGGAGGTGGCGGCTCGCGTTCGCACCCTGCTGAGGCGTGTGCGGGTGCCCGGTGCGGGGATCGAGGTTGATGACGGCGTGCTTCGCTTCGCGGGGCTCACCGTTGATCCCGCCCGGCGCGAAGTCGTCGTCGACGGGAAGCAGTTGTCGCTGTCGGCCCTGGAGTTCGACGTCCTGCGAGCGCTTGCCGGATCCCCCGGACGGGTGTACTCCCGGTCGCAGCTCCTCGAAGAGGTATGGGGATACGACTTCTTCGGTGATGAGAGAGTCGTCGACGTCCACATCCGGAACCTGCGCAAGACTCTCGGCGATGATGCTGCCGACCCCCGCATCATCGGCACCGTGCGGGGCGTCGGCTACAAGTTCCTGCTGCAGCCGGAGGTGAAGCCGTGA
- a CDS encoding sensor histidine kinase, whose translation MNRLRSRLVVSHLVVAVLGAVATVIVVMVLTPVIFDRQVRMSGGSMGGGGAGQGYRQQLIVDVTIAVAEALAVGLVVGVLTAASAGVIVAARVAKPLREMSAATKRIAAGEYDARVDRPRDQELAALAEAVNTLGGTLAETEGRRTRLLGEVAHEMRTPLTIIDGYVEGMIDGIVPPEAEQLGKVSDEVRRLRRLSDDLSALSRAEEGRLDLTLRQLDLRDLVGAAVGRLRPQADDAGIRLDTHLAPVEVPVLVDADRITQVVTNLVGNAIRATPEGGAIDVSVVEDPGGAQIRVADTGEGLAAAELDRVFERFYRVPGGRTGGGGSGIGLTIARGIARAHGGQLTAASAGPGQGSVFTMRMPRATD comes from the coding sequence GTGAACAGGTTGCGTTCGCGTCTGGTCGTCTCGCATCTCGTTGTCGCCGTGCTCGGCGCTGTCGCCACGGTCATCGTCGTGATGGTTCTTACCCCGGTGATCTTCGACAGGCAGGTCCGGATGAGCGGGGGATCGATGGGCGGAGGCGGTGCCGGTCAGGGTTACCGCCAGCAGCTCATCGTGGACGTGACGATCGCCGTCGCCGAGGCGCTCGCCGTCGGACTGGTCGTCGGCGTCCTGACCGCGGCCAGTGCCGGAGTCATCGTCGCCGCCCGGGTCGCGAAGCCGCTGCGCGAAATGTCCGCGGCGACGAAACGGATCGCAGCCGGGGAGTATGACGCGAGGGTCGACAGGCCTAGGGATCAGGAGCTTGCTGCTCTCGCCGAAGCGGTCAATACGCTCGGGGGGACGCTCGCCGAGACCGAAGGCCGGCGCACTCGCCTTCTCGGCGAGGTCGCCCACGAAATGCGCACGCCTCTGACCATCATCGACGGATATGTCGAGGGGATGATCGATGGAATTGTGCCGCCCGAAGCCGAGCAGCTCGGCAAGGTGAGCGACGAGGTTCGGCGCCTGCGACGGCTCTCCGACGACCTGTCAGCATTGTCGAGAGCAGAGGAAGGTCGCCTAGACCTGACGCTGCGACAGTTGGACCTGCGCGACCTGGTCGGTGCCGCAGTGGGGCGACTGCGTCCGCAGGCAGACGACGCCGGGATCCGGCTCGACACTCACCTGGCGCCGGTGGAGGTCCCGGTGCTCGTGGATGCCGATCGAATCACACAGGTGGTGACGAATCTCGTGGGAAATGCCATCCGGGCGACCCCGGAGGGTGGGGCGATCGATGTCTCCGTCGTTGAGGATCCGGGAGGCGCCCAGATCCGCGTAGCCGACACGGGCGAGGGGCTCGCGGCGGCGGAGCTCGACCGGGTGTTCGAGCGCTTCTACCGCGTGCCGGGTGGTCGGACCGGCGGCGGCGGGTCGGGGATCGGATTGACGATCGCGCGCGGGATCGCCCGGGCCCACGGTGGCCAACTCACGGCGGCATCCGCCGGGCCCGGGCAAGGATCTGTGTTCACGATGCGGATGCCGCGTGCGACAGACTGA
- a CDS encoding ferritin-like domain-containing protein: MNTTTRTATALGVSALAAFGLAFGGTAASAVAPESIGPVSVSASADVDDVLTYMREEERLARDLYAAIADYYGGARPFSMITRSEERHFDAVGRLLETYDIADPSAGLAAGTYADDDLQALYDDLLSKAQTSLAAAYEVGITIEETDIADLDAALAADYPSDVDRVLENLKDGSQRHLAAYTAAAEGTIRSGDGHEPGAGSGGERSGEMGHPGGRDGSGIGHDGGRPGSGDRDCQYPGS, from the coding sequence ATGAACACGACAACTCGAACCGCCACCGCCCTGGGTGTGAGCGCGCTCGCCGCCTTCGGCCTCGCTTTCGGTGGAACCGCGGCGTCCGCCGTAGCTCCAGAGAGCATCGGCCCGGTATCCGTGTCCGCTTCGGCCGACGTCGATGACGTCCTGACTTATATGCGTGAGGAAGAACGTCTCGCCCGCGACCTCTACGCAGCCATCGCCGACTACTACGGCGGGGCTCGCCCGTTCAGCATGATCACCCGCAGCGAGGAGCGCCACTTCGATGCCGTCGGACGCCTGCTGGAGACGTACGACATCGCGGACCCCTCCGCGGGTCTTGCGGCCGGTACTTATGCCGACGATGACCTGCAAGCCCTCTACGACGATCTGCTGTCCAAAGCGCAGACCTCGCTGGCTGCCGCGTACGAGGTCGGGATCACGATCGAGGAAACCGACATCGCCGATCTCGACGCGGCTCTCGCGGCAGACTATCCGTCCGATGTCGACCGTGTGCTGGAGAACCTGAAGGACGGTTCTCAGCGACACCTGGCCGCCTACACCGCCGCCGCAGAGGGAACGATCCGGTCCGGTGACGGTCACGAGCCGGGCGCGGGCAGCGGCGGCGAACGCAGCGGAGAGATGGGTCACCCCGGTGGCCGCGACGGGAGCGGCATCGGCCATGACGGTGGCCGCCCCGGATCGGGAGACCGCGACTGCCAGTACCCTGGCAGCTAG
- a CDS encoding ABC transporter permease yields the protein MSAETARTAQPSRGTLHPATGSAFVRFLSDGYVTTWRNVKKLTRVPDILVFTLIQPIMFVLLFTFVFGSSIQVPGESYTSFLMAGIFAQTIVFGSTYSGSAMAQDLKDGIIDRFRTLPMSGSAVLIGRTVGDLVINVLSLIVMMLTGVIVGWRVTSSPLEFIAGVALLLVFAYALSWVLAFLGLIVRSPEVINNASFLILFPLTFISNAFVPSENLPGPLRVIAEWNPVSALVQAARELFGNAPAGGATTDAWPLQHPVVYVLLFTVVMLVVFVPLSIRRFATLSR from the coding sequence ATGAGTGCCGAGACCGCTCGCACGGCACAACCGTCTCGTGGAACCTTGCATCCCGCGACCGGCAGCGCCTTCGTCCGTTTCCTCTCAGACGGCTACGTCACGACATGGCGCAACGTGAAGAAGCTCACTCGCGTCCCCGATATCCTCGTCTTTACTCTCATCCAGCCGATCATGTTCGTGCTGCTCTTCACTTTCGTGTTTGGATCGTCGATCCAGGTGCCGGGTGAGAGCTACACGTCATTCCTCATGGCGGGGATCTTCGCGCAGACCATTGTCTTCGGCTCCACATATTCGGGCTCTGCCATGGCGCAGGACCTGAAGGACGGCATCATCGATCGGTTCCGCACGCTGCCCATGAGCGGATCGGCAGTCCTCATCGGGCGCACGGTCGGTGACCTCGTCATCAACGTCCTGTCCCTCATCGTCATGATGCTGACCGGAGTGATCGTCGGCTGGCGGGTCACATCCTCGCCCCTCGAGTTCATCGCGGGTGTCGCACTGCTGTTGGTGTTTGCCTACGCGCTTTCGTGGGTTCTCGCCTTCCTCGGACTGATCGTCCGAAGTCCCGAGGTCATCAACAACGCCTCTTTCCTGATCCTGTTCCCACTCACCTTCATCTCGAACGCGTTCGTCCCGAGCGAGAATCTCCCCGGCCCGCTTCGGGTCATCGCGGAGTGGAACCCGGTCTCAGCCCTCGTCCAAGCGGCGCGAGAGCTGTTCGGCAATGCGCCAGCCGGCGGCGCGACGACGGATGCGTGGCCGCTGCAGCATCCGGTGGTCTATGTGCTGCTGTTCACCGTCGTGATGCTCGTCGTGTTCGTGCCGCTCTCGATCCGCCGCTTCGCAACCCTCAGCCGCTGA